The Paraburkholderia sp. SOS3 genome includes a region encoding these proteins:
- a CDS encoding M20 aminoacylase family protein yields the protein MATADLPDTSLSAHQPYWAELRRDLHAHPELRFEEHRTAAVVARELEELGYAVSRGLGGTGVVATLPGANPDWGIVLRADMDALPIHEANDFTHASGTQGVMHACGHDGHTVMLLGAARILKGMPQLPGSIHFVFQPGEEGGAGARKMIDEGLFEQYPTEAVFGMHNWPALPAGHFGLRAGPIMAAGSRLRITVRGKGAHAAQPHLGLDPIPLACSMVLHCQTIAARHKDPVDPAVISVCMIHAGDTDNVIPDSAELRGTIRTLSSELQQKLQRDIESMCEGLAAAHGAQVEVAFFQYYPATINTRAETALCEAVIRETFGDAGTHADVPANMTSEDFGFMLEERPGTYVLIGNANAGTSAPGLHNPKYDFNDDIIPAGVRYWIALAHRYFQTREPRQPGGR from the coding sequence TTGGCAACCGCGGATCTTCCCGATACCTCGTTGAGCGCGCACCAGCCGTATTGGGCGGAGTTGCGACGCGACCTTCACGCGCATCCCGAGTTGCGCTTCGAAGAACACAGGACGGCAGCGGTCGTCGCGCGTGAGCTCGAGGAGCTCGGTTATGCGGTGTCGCGCGGGCTAGGCGGAACGGGCGTCGTCGCGACCCTGCCCGGCGCGAATCCCGACTGGGGGATCGTGCTAAGAGCGGATATGGATGCATTGCCCATTCACGAGGCCAACGATTTCACGCACGCGTCCGGCACGCAAGGAGTCATGCACGCGTGCGGACACGACGGCCACACGGTCATGTTGCTCGGTGCCGCGCGCATCCTGAAAGGCATGCCGCAGTTGCCCGGCAGCATCCATTTCGTGTTTCAGCCTGGAGAAGAAGGCGGTGCGGGCGCACGAAAGATGATCGACGAAGGTCTGTTCGAGCAGTATCCAACCGAGGCGGTGTTCGGCATGCACAACTGGCCGGCATTGCCAGCCGGGCATTTCGGCTTGCGTGCCGGCCCGATCATGGCGGCCGGCTCGCGCTTGCGGATCACCGTGCGCGGCAAGGGCGCTCACGCGGCGCAGCCGCATCTGGGCCTCGATCCGATTCCGCTGGCCTGTTCGATGGTGCTGCATTGTCAGACGATCGCGGCGCGCCACAAGGATCCTGTCGATCCCGCCGTGATCTCCGTCTGCATGATTCACGCGGGCGACACCGACAACGTCATCCCGGACAGCGCCGAGTTGCGCGGAACGATCCGCACGCTGTCGTCTGAGTTGCAGCAAAAACTGCAGCGCGACATCGAGTCGATGTGCGAAGGGCTCGCTGCCGCTCATGGTGCACAGGTCGAGGTCGCGTTCTTCCAGTACTATCCCGCGACCATCAACACGCGCGCCGAGACTGCGCTATGCGAAGCGGTCATTCGCGAGACTTTCGGCGATGCAGGTACGCACGCCGACGTGCCGGCCAACATGACATCGGAAGACTTCGGATTCATGCTGGAAGAGCGGCCCGGTACCTATGTGCTGATCGGCAACGCCAACGCCGGCACGAGCGCGCCGGGTCTGCATAATCCGAAGTACGACTTCAACGACGACATCATTCCGGCCGGCGTCCGCTACTGGATCGCACTGGCGCATCGGTACTTCCAGACTCGCGAGCCCAGGCAGCCGGGCGGCCGTTGA
- a CDS encoding aldehyde dehydrogenase family protein — MQSPVHHLIQANHLDRFFIDGEWVAPSGKTHAAVVCPSTEATLCEIPLGDAHDVDRAVQAARQAFASWSMTSPQERAALLDRVHALILERAELFAAALTTEMGAPISYARSAHVPLAAEHIRVARDNLATYPFVVQRGTTAVAREPIGVCALITPWNWPIYQITAKVGPALAAGCTVVLKPSEWSPLSALLFAEVIADAGVPAGVFNLVSGTGPEVGTALASHPQVDMVSITGSTRAGVLVAQAAAPTLKRVAQELGGKSPNVVLPDADLPRAVALGVAAAFRNMGQSCSAPTRLIVPRGAMAQVDELAIAATRQMVVGDPFAEATTHGPLANRAQFGRVQQMIEAGIDDHTKLIVGGPGRPAGLSEGFYVRPTIFSDVRTDMPIAQQEIFGPVLAILAYDTVEEAIAIANDTVYGLGAHVQGTDKALMRAVAARIQSGQVHLNYPAWDPQAPFGGYKQSGNGREYGIEGMEEYMEVKSILGYYD; from the coding sequence ATGCAATCACCGGTTCATCATCTGATTCAGGCTAACCATCTCGACCGGTTCTTCATCGACGGCGAATGGGTGGCGCCATCGGGCAAGACGCACGCCGCCGTGGTTTGCCCGTCCACCGAAGCGACGCTTTGCGAGATCCCGCTTGGAGACGCACACGACGTCGACCGCGCCGTCCAGGCCGCGCGCCAGGCGTTCGCGAGCTGGTCGATGACTTCGCCGCAGGAGCGCGCCGCCCTGCTCGACCGCGTTCATGCGCTGATCCTCGAACGGGCCGAACTGTTCGCGGCTGCCCTGACGACGGAAATGGGCGCGCCGATCAGCTACGCGCGCAGTGCCCATGTGCCGCTCGCGGCCGAACATATCCGCGTCGCACGCGACAACCTCGCCACTTACCCGTTCGTCGTCCAGCGTGGCACCACTGCCGTCGCCCGCGAGCCGATCGGCGTGTGCGCGCTCATCACGCCATGGAACTGGCCGATCTATCAGATCACCGCGAAGGTCGGGCCGGCGCTGGCTGCCGGCTGCACCGTCGTCCTCAAGCCCAGCGAGTGGTCGCCGTTGAGCGCGCTGCTGTTCGCAGAAGTCATCGCCGATGCGGGCGTTCCCGCGGGCGTATTCAACCTCGTGAGCGGCACAGGCCCGGAAGTGGGTACGGCGCTCGCGTCCCATCCGCAGGTCGACATGGTGTCGATCACCGGTTCGACACGAGCGGGCGTGCTGGTCGCCCAGGCCGCTGCGCCGACGCTCAAGCGCGTCGCGCAGGAACTCGGCGGCAAGTCCCCCAACGTCGTCCTGCCTGATGCCGATCTGCCTCGCGCCGTAGCACTGGGCGTAGCGGCTGCGTTTCGCAACATGGGGCAGTCGTGCAGCGCGCCGACCCGTCTGATCGTGCCGCGCGGCGCGATGGCTCAGGTCGATGAACTCGCGATAGCGGCGACCCGGCAGATGGTCGTCGGCGATCCCTTCGCCGAGGCGACGACCCACGGTCCGCTTGCGAATCGCGCACAGTTCGGCAGGGTGCAGCAGATGATCGAAGCGGGCATCGACGATCATACGAAGCTGATCGTCGGCGGCCCCGGCCGACCGGCCGGCTTGAGCGAGGGCTTCTATGTACGCCCGACGATATTCTCGGATGTGCGCACCGACATGCCGATTGCCCAGCAGGAGATCTTCGGGCCCGTGCTCGCGATCCTCGCCTACGACACGGTCGAAGAAGCGATCGCCATCGCAAACGACACCGTGTACGGACTCGGTGCGCATGTTCAGGGCACGGACAAGGCGCTGATGCGCGCGGTCGCCGCGCGCATCCAGTCGGGTCAGGTGCATCTGAACTATCCGGCGTGGGATCCGCAAGCGCCGTTTGGTGGTTACAAGCAATCCGGGAACGGACGCGAGTACGGCATCGAAGGAATGGAAGAGTACATGGAGGTGAAGTCGATCCTCGGGTACTACGATTGA
- a CDS encoding haloacid dehalogenase type II has translation MTRFKPKYITFDCYGTLTRFRMGDLAREIFADRVPAEQMDQFVKDFSAYRLDEVLGAWKPYQDVVKNAVRRTLKRWNIEYIDAEAQKFYDAVPTWGPHADVPAGLAKVAKEIPLVILSNAMNDQIQSNVDKLGAPFHKVFTAQMAQAYKPRMQAFEYLLDNLGCGPEDILHVSSSLRYDLMTAHDMGIRNKVFVSRGHEPSTPFYGYTEIKDIGGLAGVVGL, from the coding sequence ATGACGCGTTTCAAACCCAAGTACATCACGTTCGACTGCTACGGCACGCTCACTCGCTTTCGCATGGGCGACCTCGCGCGCGAGATTTTCGCCGACCGCGTTCCGGCGGAACAGATGGACCAGTTCGTCAAGGACTTCTCGGCGTACCGTCTCGATGAAGTGCTCGGCGCGTGGAAACCGTATCAGGACGTCGTGAAGAACGCCGTGCGCCGTACGCTCAAGCGCTGGAACATCGAGTACATCGATGCCGAGGCGCAGAAGTTCTACGATGCCGTCCCGACCTGGGGCCCGCACGCGGACGTACCGGCAGGTCTTGCGAAAGTGGCGAAGGAAATTCCGCTCGTCATTCTGTCGAACGCAATGAACGATCAGATCCAGAGTAACGTCGACAAGCTCGGCGCGCCGTTCCACAAAGTTTTCACGGCGCAGATGGCGCAGGCGTACAAGCCGCGCATGCAGGCATTCGAATATCTGCTCGACAACCTCGGCTGCGGTCCCGAGGACATCCTGCATGTGTCGTCGAGCCTGCGCTACGACCTGATGACAGCCCATGACATGGGTATCAGGAACAAGGTGTTCGTGTCGCGCGGTCATGAACCGTCGACGCCGTTCTACGGCTATACGGAAATCAAGGACATCGGCGGTCTTGCGGGCGTGGTCGGTCTGTAA
- a CDS encoding ABC transporter substrate-binding protein, protein MNDDDIKQGGVTRRDMMRMLAAGGMLASGAGGLLAGATSAFAADAPKRGGKIRVAYESSSTADTLDPAKGSAGPDYIRFFLFYSGLTQMDESLTPQMNLAQSLDTSDAKTWVLKLRKGVTFTDGKALGPADVVYSLLRHKNPATGSKVKTLADQFADVKATGPDEVTITLTVPNADLPVILATPQLVIVKDGTTDFTSAVGTGPYRLKSFKPGVSTIGVRNEGFWKPGKPYLDQVELIGISDDAARVNALLSGDVHLISAVDPRATQRVASTAGYAVKETKSGLYTDLIMRRDHPLTGNPDFVLGMKYLFDREQIRTAIFRGYAVIGNDQPIPPGHRYFNASLPQRPYDLDKAKFHLQKAGAIGTPIPPIYATSDANGSIEMAVLMQQSAQKIGVNLTVNRVPPDGYWSNHWMKHPLGFGSINPRPSADVLFTQFFKSDAPWNESGWNNPKFDQLLIAARAETDDAKRKQMYGEMQVIVSNEGGIGIPSFISLLDGYDKRLRGLGSIPTGGLMGFCFGEYVWWQG, encoded by the coding sequence ATGAACGACGACGATATCAAACAGGGTGGCGTCACTCGCCGCGACATGATGCGCATGCTGGCCGCCGGCGGCATGCTGGCAAGCGGCGCGGGTGGGCTGCTGGCTGGCGCGACCAGCGCATTCGCGGCCGATGCGCCGAAGCGGGGCGGCAAGATCAGGGTCGCTTACGAATCGAGTTCGACGGCCGACACACTCGATCCCGCGAAGGGTTCGGCAGGCCCGGACTACATCCGCTTCTTTCTGTTCTACAGCGGCCTCACGCAGATGGACGAAAGCCTCACGCCGCAGATGAACCTCGCTCAATCGCTCGATACCAGCGATGCGAAGACGTGGGTGCTCAAGCTGCGCAAAGGCGTGACGTTTACGGACGGCAAGGCGCTCGGGCCGGCTGACGTCGTGTATTCGCTGCTGCGTCACAAGAACCCGGCGACGGGGTCGAAGGTCAAGACACTGGCTGACCAGTTCGCCGACGTCAAGGCGACCGGTCCCGACGAAGTGACGATCACGCTGACCGTGCCGAATGCCGATCTGCCGGTCATTCTCGCGACGCCGCAGCTCGTGATCGTCAAGGACGGCACGACCGATTTCACGAGTGCGGTCGGCACCGGCCCGTACAGGCTGAAATCGTTCAAGCCCGGGGTGTCGACGATCGGCGTGCGCAACGAAGGCTTCTGGAAGCCGGGAAAACCGTATCTCGATCAGGTGGAACTGATCGGCATCAGCGACGACGCCGCACGCGTCAATGCGCTGCTCTCGGGCGACGTGCATCTGATCAGTGCCGTCGACCCGCGCGCGACGCAACGGGTGGCATCGACGGCCGGCTATGCGGTCAAGGAGACGAAGTCCGGGTTGTACACCGACCTCATCATGCGGCGCGATCACCCGCTCACTGGCAATCCGGATTTCGTGCTCGGCATGAAGTATCTGTTCGATCGCGAACAGATCCGCACGGCGATCTTTCGCGGTTACGCGGTGATCGGCAACGATCAGCCGATTCCGCCGGGCCATCGCTACTTCAATGCATCGCTCCCGCAGCGTCCCTATGATCTCGACAAGGCAAAGTTCCATCTGCAAAAGGCCGGTGCAATCGGGACGCCGATCCCGCCGATCTATGCAACCTCGGATGCCAATGGTTCGATCGAGATGGCGGTGCTCATGCAGCAGTCGGCGCAGAAGATCGGCGTGAATCTCACCGTGAACCGCGTGCCGCCCGATGGCTACTGGTCGAATCACTGGATGAAGCATCCGCTGGGATTCGGTAGCATCAATCCGCGTCCGAGCGCCGACGTGCTGTTCACGCAGTTCTTCAAAAGCGACGCGCCGTGGAACGAGTCGGGCTGGAACAATCCGAAATTCGATCAACTGCTGATCGCCGCGCGTGCCGAAACCGACGACGCGAAACGCAAGCAGATGTACGGCGAGATGCAGGTGATCGTCAGCAACGAAGGCGGCATCGGCATCCCGTCGTTCATCAGTCTGCTCGACGGCTACGACAAGCGCCTGCGGGGCCTGGGGTCGATCCCGACCGGCGGTCTGATGGGATTCTGCTTTGGCGAGTACGTCTGGTGGCAGGGCTGA
- a CDS encoding NAD(P)/FAD-dependent oxidoreductase, with protein sequence MKLESYWLDTRPAFRDGREGPVEGHADVVVVGGGFTGLSAALELASRGVQVTVLEAGQIASEASGRNGGQCNTGVAHDYASLAAKIGATQAKAFYRAYERAVATVDSIVTTHQIDCDFVRTGKLKLAAKPEHFAKLERTCELLLREVDQNIELIPRERLCDEVGSDGFYGGLLQRNGGQMHMGKFGVGLARVAVRHGARIFEQAPVTRMKRLDGERYEITCARGTIRADRVLVATGASQLGPFQWFRRRIAPVGSFIVVTEPLPPGQLNRLFPTRRAYVTSRQIGNYFRVTPDNRLLFGGRARFALSSPSSDEKSGRILRAGLAAYFPELAKVRLDYCWGGLVDMTADRLPRAGQHEGLFYSMGYSGHGVQMSVHMGRVMADVLYGMAARNPWRDLEWPAIPGHFGHAWFLPLVGAYYRLQDILH encoded by the coding sequence ATGAAACTCGAATCGTACTGGCTGGACACGCGTCCGGCCTTCCGCGACGGTCGCGAAGGCCCGGTGGAGGGCCATGCCGACGTGGTCGTGGTCGGCGGCGGCTTCACCGGCTTGTCGGCGGCGCTCGAACTCGCGTCGCGCGGCGTTCAGGTGACCGTGCTCGAAGCCGGGCAGATCGCCAGCGAAGCGTCGGGACGCAACGGCGGCCAGTGCAATACCGGGGTGGCGCACGACTATGCGTCGCTCGCGGCGAAAATCGGTGCAACGCAGGCGAAGGCGTTCTATCGCGCGTATGAGCGTGCTGTGGCGACGGTCGATTCGATCGTCACCACGCATCAGATCGATTGCGATTTTGTCCGTACGGGCAAGCTCAAGCTGGCCGCGAAACCCGAGCATTTCGCGAAGCTGGAAAGAACCTGCGAGCTCCTGCTGCGCGAAGTCGATCAGAATATCGAACTGATTCCGCGTGAACGTCTCTGCGACGAAGTCGGCTCCGATGGTTTTTATGGCGGCCTGCTGCAGCGTAACGGTGGGCAGATGCATATGGGCAAGTTCGGCGTCGGCCTCGCGCGGGTTGCGGTTCGGCATGGCGCGCGAATCTTCGAACAGGCGCCCGTTACACGGATGAAGCGGCTCGATGGCGAGCGCTATGAAATTACCTGTGCCCGCGGCACGATCCGTGCGGATCGCGTGCTGGTCGCAACGGGGGCATCGCAACTCGGGCCGTTCCAGTGGTTCCGCAGACGCATCGCGCCGGTGGGCAGCTTCATCGTCGTGACCGAACCGTTGCCGCCCGGGCAACTGAACCGGCTGTTCCCCACGCGCCGCGCGTATGTGACGTCGCGCCAGATCGGCAACTACTTTCGCGTGACGCCCGATAACCGGCTGCTATTCGGCGGCCGTGCCCGGTTCGCGCTGTCCAGCCCCAGTTCCGACGAAAAAAGCGGGCGGATTCTACGGGCCGGACTGGCGGCCTATTTTCCTGAACTGGCGAAGGTGCGGCTCGACTACTGCTGGGGCGGTCTCGTCGACATGACGGCTGACCGTCTGCCGCGTGCGGGCCAGCATGAAGGCCTCTTTTATTCGATGGGTTACAGCGGTCATGGCGTGCAGATGTCGGTGCACATGGGCCGGGTGATGGCCGATGTGCTGTACGGTATGGCGGCCCGTAATCCGTGGCGCGATCTCGAATGGCCGGCTATTCCCGGTCACTTCGGTCACGCGTGGTTTCTGCCGCTGGTCGGCGCGTATTACCGTCTGCAGGACATCCTGCATTGA
- a CDS encoding FAD/NAD(P)-dependent oxidoreductase, protein MAEPRVIVVGAGPAGIRCAQALVAAGLRPLVIDESRRDGGQIYRRQPEQFSRPYTKLYGTEAARAQNLHDSFERLRAQIDYSPESLAWNVSGGRLYTARDGVASHHAFDALILCPGATDRLMPVKGWQFAGTYSLGASQIALKAQACSIGSNVVFMGAGPLLYLVANQYVQAGAKVAAVLDTSPSGKRLRALPKLLARPGVLRKGAALVASLKKSGVKIEHGVEPVEIHGDAARGVESVGYRDKRGAYRRIACDAVAIGYHLRPETQLADLAGCAFEFDASTRQWLPQLDPMGRSSVGRVYLAGDGVRVLGADGAEIAGKLAALAVLQDLGYSVDASQIASLARERSKMDRFRAGLALAFPWPAHQAARLSDDTIVCRCEGISAGELRRVIRDEGAREANRAKAFSRVGMGRCQGRYCGHAAAEVIADAAGVPLEQVGRLRGQAPVKPFAMSTVAGWQPSAEVPAAAPPSAASTVEEE, encoded by the coding sequence ATGGCCGAGCCTCGTGTAATCGTCGTCGGCGCCGGGCCGGCCGGGATTCGCTGTGCGCAGGCGCTGGTCGCGGCGGGTCTGCGTCCGCTCGTGATCGACGAAAGCCGGCGTGACGGCGGCCAGATCTATCGCCGCCAGCCCGAACAGTTTTCGCGGCCCTATACGAAGCTCTATGGCACCGAAGCCGCCCGTGCGCAGAATCTGCACGACAGCTTCGAGCGGTTGCGCGCGCAGATCGACTACTCGCCGGAGTCGCTCGCGTGGAATGTATCTGGCGGCAGGCTCTACACGGCACGCGATGGCGTCGCCAGCCATCATGCGTTCGACGCGCTGATCCTGTGCCCCGGTGCAACTGACCGGCTGATGCCGGTCAAGGGTTGGCAGTTTGCCGGTACCTACAGCCTCGGCGCCTCGCAGATCGCGCTGAAGGCGCAGGCCTGCTCGATCGGCAGCAACGTGGTGTTCATGGGCGCCGGGCCGCTCCTGTATCTGGTCGCGAACCAGTACGTGCAGGCAGGCGCGAAGGTGGCCGCAGTGCTCGACACGTCGCCATCGGGCAAGCGTCTGCGCGCGCTGCCGAAGCTGCTCGCGCGGCCCGGCGTGCTGCGCAAGGGAGCAGCGCTCGTTGCGTCGCTGAAAAAGAGCGGTGTGAAGATCGAGCACGGTGTGGAGCCGGTAGAGATTCATGGGGACGCCGCGCGCGGCGTCGAATCGGTCGGCTATCGCGATAAGCGCGGCGCGTACCGGCGTATCGCCTGCGACGCCGTCGCGATCGGTTATCACCTGCGCCCTGAAACGCAGCTTGCCGATCTCGCCGGCTGCGCGTTCGAGTTCGATGCGTCGACGCGTCAGTGGTTGCCGCAACTCGACCCGATGGGCCGCAGTTCGGTCGGGCGTGTCTATCTGGCTGGGGACGGCGTACGCGTGCTCGGCGCCGATGGCGCGGAGATCGCGGGCAAGCTCGCTGCGCTTGCCGTATTGCAGGACCTCGGATATTCCGTCGATGCCTCGCAGATCGCCTCGCTCGCCCGTGAGCGCTCGAAGATGGACCGGTTTCGCGCGGGGCTTGCCCTCGCATTTCCGTGGCCGGCGCACCAGGCTGCGCGCTTGTCCGACGACACCATCGTGTGCCGTTGCGAAGGGATCAGTGCGGGCGAGTTGCGCCGCGTGATCCGCGACGAGGGCGCACGCGAGGCGAATCGCGCGAAGGCGTTCAGCCGGGTCGGCATGGGACGCTGCCAGGGTCGCTACTGCGGCCACGCGGCCGCTGAAGTCATTGCCGATGCAGCGGGCGTGCCGCTCGAACAGGTCGGACGGTTGCGCGGGCAGGCGCCGGTCAAGCCGTTCGCGATGTCGACGGTTGCCGGCTGGCAACCCTCGGCAGAGGTCCCGGCCGCGGCACCGCCGAGCGCAGCCAGCACGGTGGAGGAAGAATGA
- a CDS encoding NAD(P)/FAD-dependent oxidoreductase, with protein sequence MKRTDADVVIVGGGFMGVAAAFFLRRRGRSVVLLERGLVGQQASGVNFGNVRRQGRYLPQLPLANRSREIWGKLPALIGHDAEFLPTGHIRVCYRQEQDEAFDVYAREAAQYGLKLDLYRGAAMRARFPFLGPEVRAASHAPIDGHANPRLAAPAFGRAAVRAGAQIEENTEIATVEKDGDTFRATSTDGRVFCAPNLLITAGAWGSRLSAQFGEAVPIAIHGPQMAVTEPVPYGLTPVVGVSSPHIEEVVYFRQVKRGNIVIGGCARGPAFLDERRAKVLPESTLRQFRQAARVAPALSRLHIIRVWSGVEGYMPDDRPIMGRSGKVDGLYYAFGFCGHGFQLGPGVGDVMAELIDTGATQTPIEPFAIGRFAVEANAAPIVA encoded by the coding sequence ATGAAACGGACCGATGCGGATGTCGTGATCGTCGGTGGCGGGTTCATGGGTGTCGCGGCGGCGTTCTTTCTGCGCCGGCGCGGCCGCTCGGTGGTCCTGCTGGAACGCGGCCTCGTCGGTCAGCAGGCGAGCGGCGTCAACTTCGGCAACGTGCGCCGGCAGGGCCGCTATCTGCCGCAGTTGCCGCTCGCGAACCGCTCGCGCGAAATCTGGGGGAAGCTGCCGGCGTTGATCGGTCACGATGCCGAGTTTCTGCCGACCGGTCATATTCGCGTGTGCTATCGGCAGGAACAGGACGAGGCATTCGACGTCTACGCACGCGAAGCAGCACAGTACGGGCTCAAGCTCGATCTGTACCGTGGCGCCGCGATGCGCGCCAGGTTTCCGTTCCTGGGTCCCGAGGTGCGGGCCGCGTCGCATGCCCCGATCGACGGGCACGCAAATCCTCGTCTTGCGGCACCGGCGTTCGGGCGCGCGGCGGTGAGAGCCGGTGCGCAGATCGAAGAAAACACCGAGATCGCGACGGTCGAGAAAGACGGCGACACGTTCCGCGCGACCAGCACCGACGGCCGCGTGTTCTGTGCGCCGAACCTGCTGATCACCGCCGGCGCGTGGGGCAGCCGGCTCAGCGCACAGTTCGGCGAAGCCGTGCCGATTGCGATTCATGGCCCGCAGATGGCAGTCACCGAACCGGTGCCGTACGGCCTCACGCCGGTTGTCGGGGTGTCGTCGCCGCATATCGAAGAGGTCGTGTACTTCCGTCAGGTGAAGCGCGGCAACATCGTGATCGGCGGTTGCGCACGCGGTCCCGCATTTCTCGACGAACGTCGCGCGAAGGTGTTGCCGGAGAGCACGCTGCGGCAATTCCGCCAGGCGGCGCGGGTTGCGCCGGCGCTCTCGCGGCTGCACATCATTCGCGTGTGGAGTGGCGTCGAAGGCTACATGCCCGATGACCGGCCGATCATGGGACGTAGCGGCAAGGTGGACGGTCTGTACTATGCATTCGGTTTTTGCGGGCACGGTTTCCAGCTCGGGCCGGGCGTGGGCGACGTGATGGCCGAACTGATCGACACCGGCGCGACGCAAACCCCCATCGAGCCTTTCGCGATCGGGCGCTTCGCCGTCGAGGCGAACGCAGCGCCGATCGTCGCGTAG
- a CDS encoding (2Fe-2S)-binding protein, whose amino-acid sequence MKSRFVRLAETARATVSFRIDGEAVEGLEGDTLLVAMLCNTDHVRQSEFGPEVRAGFCMMGACQDCWVWTADGRRIRACTTVVSEELDIVTRQPELQWPSLV is encoded by the coding sequence ATGAAGTCCAGATTCGTCCGGCTTGCTGAAACCGCGCGCGCCACCGTTTCGTTCCGGATCGACGGCGAAGCGGTCGAAGGTCTCGAAGGCGACACGCTGCTCGTGGCGATGCTGTGCAACACCGATCACGTGCGGCAGTCCGAGTTCGGTCCGGAAGTGCGCGCGGGCTTTTGCATGATGGGCGCGTGCCAGGACTGCTGGGTCTGGACCGCCGATGGCCGACGGATTCGCGCCTGCACGACGGTGGTCAGCGAGGAACTCGATATCGTCACCCGACAACCGGAGCTGCAATGGCCGAGCCTCGTGTAA
- a CDS encoding helix-turn-helix domain-containing protein, protein MLTCAAGEPPIAEPGAPSRAVARAVAFIEASFAQPVSLAMLAATAGLSVSRFATLFRQEVGISPHRYVCLVRVRHAQTLLRNGVPPSVVATEVGFFDQSHLGRHFRRAVGVTPGNYVARPSAGSC, encoded by the coding sequence ATGCTCACGTGTGCCGCAGGCGAACCTCCGATCGCCGAACCGGGGGCACCGTCGCGCGCGGTCGCGCGAGCGGTCGCGTTCATCGAAGCATCGTTTGCGCAGCCGGTCAGTCTGGCGATGCTCGCCGCGACGGCGGGCTTGAGCGTGTCCCGCTTCGCAACGCTGTTTCGTCAGGAAGTCGGCATCTCGCCGCATCGTTATGTCTGTCTCGTGCGCGTGCGGCACGCGCAGACGCTGCTGCGCAACGGTGTGCCGCCATCGGTGGTGGCGACCGAGGTTGGGTTCTTCGACCAGAGCCATCTGGGTCGTCATTTCCGGCGCGCCGTCGGTGTGACGCCGGGAAATTATGTGGCGCGGCCCTCTGCCGGTTCTTGCTGA